The Physeter macrocephalus isolate SW-GA chromosome 13, ASM283717v5, whole genome shotgun sequence genome window below encodes:
- the TEX30 gene encoding testis-expressed protein 30 isoform X1, with protein MSHTEVKLKIPFGNKLLDAVCLVPNKSLTYGIILTHGASGDMNLPHLMSLASHLASHGFFSLRFTCKGLNIVHRIKAYKSVLNYLKTSGEYKLAGVFLGGRSMGSRAAASVMCHIEPDDADDFVRGLICISYPLHHPKQQHKLRDEDLFRIKDPVLFVSGSADEMCEKNLLEKVAQKMQAPNKIHWIEKASHSMAVKGRSTNDVFKEINTQILFWIQEITETDKK; from the exons atgaGTCATACAGAG gttaaattaaaaataccttttggaaataaattacTAGATGCTGTTTGTTTGGTACCTAACAAGAGCTTAACATATGGAATAATTCTTACACATGGAGCATCAGGAGATATGAATCTTCCTCATTTGATGTCACTGGCATCCCATCTTGCATCTCATGGTTTTTTTAGCCTGAGGTTTACCTGTAAAGGCCTTAATATTGTACATAGAATTAAGGCATATAAATCAGTTTTG AATTACCTAAAGACCTCAGGAGAATACAAACTTGCAGGTGTTTTCCTTGGAG GTCGTTCAATGGGCTCAAGAGCAGCTGCTTCTGTAATGTGTCATATTGAgccagatgatgctgatgattTTGTTCGAGGTCTCATTTGTATTTCCTATCCACTGCACCATCCAAAGCAGCAGCATAAACTTAGAGATGAAGATCTCTTTCGTATAAAAGATCCTGTACTGTTTGTGTCAGGCTCAGCAGATGAAATGTGTGAAAAG aacTTGTTGGAGAAAGTGGCACAGAAAATGCAAGCTCCTAATAAAATCCACTGGATTGAGAAAGCAAGTCattccatggcagtgaaaggaCGGTCAACaaatgatgttttcaaagaaataaatacacagattttgTTTTGGATCCAGGAAATCACTGAAACGGACAAGAAATAA
- the TEX30 gene encoding testis-expressed protein 30 isoform X2 yields MNLPHLMSLASHLASHGFFSLRFTCKGLNIVHRIKAYKSVLNYLKTSGEYKLAGVFLGGRSMGSRAAASVMCHIEPDDADDFVRGLICISYPLHHPKQQHKLRDEDLFRIKDPVLFVSGSADEMCEKNLLEKVAQKMQAPNKIHWIEKASHSMAVKGRSTNDVFKEINTQILFWIQEITETDKK; encoded by the exons ATGAATCTTCCTCATTTGATGTCACTGGCATCCCATCTTGCATCTCATGGTTTTTTTAGCCTGAGGTTTACCTGTAAAGGCCTTAATATTGTACATAGAATTAAGGCATATAAATCAGTTTTG AATTACCTAAAGACCTCAGGAGAATACAAACTTGCAGGTGTTTTCCTTGGAG GTCGTTCAATGGGCTCAAGAGCAGCTGCTTCTGTAATGTGTCATATTGAgccagatgatgctgatgattTTGTTCGAGGTCTCATTTGTATTTCCTATCCACTGCACCATCCAAAGCAGCAGCATAAACTTAGAGATGAAGATCTCTTTCGTATAAAAGATCCTGTACTGTTTGTGTCAGGCTCAGCAGATGAAATGTGTGAAAAG aacTTGTTGGAGAAAGTGGCACAGAAAATGCAAGCTCCTAATAAAATCCACTGGATTGAGAAAGCAAGTCattccatggcagtgaaaggaCGGTCAACaaatgatgttttcaaagaaataaatacacagattttgTTTTGGATCCAGGAAATCACTGAAACGGACAAGAAATAA